Proteins encoded together in one Synechococcales cyanobacterium T60_A2020_003 window:
- a CDS encoding winged helix-turn-helix transcriptional regulator, with product MTPSPHQPTTPFDPDDQPFDSWAERFRLLSEPSRLRILSVICQGERNVSDICTLTGLHQANVSKHLQLLKVAGVVACRRVGICRYYRIVDDEVRSLCPAALMNGER from the coding sequence ATGACACCTTCACCCCATCAACCGACCACTCCCTTTGATCCGGATGACCAACCCTTTGATAGTTGGGCGGAAAGATTCCGACTATTAAGCGAACCCAGTCGGTTACGCATTCTATCGGTCATTTGTCAGGGGGAACGCAACGTCAGCGACATCTGTACACTGACAGGGTTACATCAGGCGAATGTATCCAAGCATTTACAATTGCTCAAGGTTGCAGGGGTAGTGGCATGTCGGCGGGTTGGCATTTGTCGGTATTACCGCATTGTGGATGATGAAGTGCGATCGCTCTGTCCAGCCGCGTTGATGAACGGTGAACGCTAG
- a CDS encoding FAD-dependent oxidoreductase codes for MANIVVIGAGLGGLPAAYELRHLLHQKHTVTLVSEKPEFTFIPGLIQVALDLKPLHHIQLDLATLAQRHGLNWVSGKVTALDPKHRTLTVEGQDEPLEYDYLLIATGASLDLEAIPGLGPHGGYTQSVCTPAHALDARQAWLEFLEHPGPIVIGAAPGAGCFGPAYEFALIADHELRRRGLRDKVSMTYVTPEPYAGHLGVAGVKHAQKLTADLMNKRGIEVIDNAAIASIEPDTVVLSDGRRLPFAYSMILPAFKGAQFIRDVPELGDERSFIPILPTQQHASFENIYAVGVSVKLAQPDKTPVPIGLPKSGQMAEAMATAAAHNIAVELGAIDSSLKIPTLEALCFAEFGDTGIAYIAAPVLPDPETGQRKYSYAVRGPWVVWVKAAFEEYFMTKIRLGVGMPWFERLGLRTLFGLKMLKDIPAIANSKTPDSRSLVN; via the coding sequence ATGGCAAATATTGTTGTAATTGGAGCTGGATTAGGAGGTTTGCCCGCTGCGTATGAACTACGGCATCTTCTTCACCAGAAACATACGGTCACGCTAGTTTCTGAAAAGCCAGAATTTACCTTTATTCCTGGACTGATTCAAGTCGCGCTCGATTTAAAGCCGCTACATCACATTCAGCTTGATTTAGCGACTCTAGCTCAGCGTCATGGACTAAATTGGGTTTCGGGAAAAGTGACTGCCCTCGATCCAAAGCACCGTACGTTAACCGTTGAGGGACAGGATGAACCGCTGGAGTATGACTATCTTTTAATTGCCACAGGCGCATCCCTTGACCTGGAAGCGATTCCCGGACTTGGCCCCCACGGGGGATATACACAGTCTGTTTGTACACCTGCCCACGCACTGGACGCTCGACAGGCATGGTTAGAGTTTCTAGAGCATCCTGGCCCGATTGTCATTGGGGCGGCTCCGGGAGCGGGATGTTTTGGCCCAGCCTATGAGTTTGCGCTGATTGCCGATCACGAACTGCGCCGCCGAGGATTGCGAGACAAGGTTTCGATGACCTATGTGACCCCCGAACCCTATGCGGGTCACTTGGGCGTTGCGGGAGTCAAACATGCTCAAAAATTGACCGCAGACCTGATGAACAAACGGGGAATTGAGGTGATTGATAATGCAGCGATCGCCTCTATAGAACCCGATACCGTTGTGCTCTCGGATGGTCGTCGGTTGCCCTTTGCATACTCGATGATTTTGCCTGCATTTAAGGGTGCGCAATTCATTCGCGATGTTCCCGAACTCGGTGATGAGCGTAGCTTTATTCCGATCTTGCCGACCCAGCAACACGCAAGCTTTGAAAACATCTATGCGGTTGGCGTCAGTGTGAAATTAGCGCAACCCGACAAAACACCCGTTCCGATTGGATTACCGAAAAGTGGACAAATGGCAGAGGCAATGGCGACGGCTGCGGCTCACAACATCGCCGTGGAACTAGGCGCGATTGACAGCAGCCTGAAAATTCCGACTCTGGAAGCGCTTTGTTTTGCGGAATTTGGCGATACAGGCATTGCCTACATTGCTGCCCCTGTGCTGCCCGATCCAGAGACGGGTCAGCGCAAATACTCCTATGCGGTTCGTGGCCCTTGGGTCGTTTGGGTAAAAGCTGCCTTTGAGGAATACTTTATGACGAAAATTCGGTTAGGTGTGGGTATGCCCTGGTTTGAGCGGTTAGGACTTCGCACTCTATTTGGTTTGAAAATGCTGAAAGATATACCAGCGATCGCCAATAGTAAAACCCCAGATTCGCGATCGCTCGTGAATTAA